The Electrophorus electricus isolate fEleEle1 chromosome 4, fEleEle1.pri, whole genome shotgun sequence region GGCTAATTTGCAAGCTGTATCTATCAATCAACATCAGCAAAGCAATAGGactttttaaagtgatttcTTTTACCAATGTAGTCAGGCTCACTGAACTGCATAAAACATGAGCAGATTTTTCTCCATATGTTAATTATTTGGAGAGATATTTGAATTCAAGATCATTTTTATGATAATCACCACTGTAGTTTTCCCTGAGGCCAATTCCTACCAAACCAAACAATTCAAAAGCATATGGCACACGGAGCACAAGGAACCAAAGATAAATAGAGGTAAACAAGGGAGACTCCCAAGGCACAAAACCGCAAAAGTCCATTAACAGCCGGGTGGGAGCTGGGTGGGAAGAGGGACGACACCAGGAGAAGGTAACTGGATGGAGTAATTGGAGGGGTGAGACAGGGAAAGGACGAGGAACTGGACCCATAAAACAGGGCCTGGCTACATAGACAAAGGGACggaaacactgaaacagaaatGGGACCATAAATAACGGGACAGGAGAAGACAGACACTGATGACGTCACAGCCAAAGGTTACATTTCTGAATGCACAGGGAACTTGTGAGCAGAAAACATGGTTGGCGCATGTTGGACAGCAGGATGCTTCATGGCAGCAGGTCTGGAGGCATCAGACCCACAAAACTGAGCTTGCATAACCTGAAATATCCATCAGTATTGTAGCTTCCTCTATGTCCATATAGCATATTATGTCCATTCAGCAGTATATCCATTCAGCAGTATGTCCATTCAGTAGTATGCCCGTTCAGTAGTATGCCTGTTCTGCACCTTCCCCTGAGGTCAGTTCTTAAGAATAATCCTTGACCACATTAGGAGGAGAGGGGCAAGTTAAGTACTGAAAATCTTGACCTGCAAAAATCAAGCCCTCACAGGAACATTCCCTAATGTACTTGCCTGGAGTTTCCATCGACAAGAGTAAAACTAAGCACTTACTGGACAGGTAAACTACTACTGTGACACCTGCCTGATACTCTAGTCCtttaaaccatttattttacTTCACTATTTtattaagattttatatatatatatatatatatatatatatatacacacaaatatacacacagacacacacacacacacacacacacactattctgTAGACTTTATATCCATTTTTACTATTTCATTTACTGTTATTTActgttatttgtgtatgttcCTCCCTTGCAGTGGTGTCCTAgaatactgaaaaaaacaaaaacaatttgcTTAAGTTCAGTAATCAACTTTCCTTCAAATATTAGTTGACAAATCGTTCTGAGATTGTGCTGTCCATCAGTCTGGTGCCCCTTTATTATAGGGTTATCAGTAAAGATGGTTTTTCACTTAACAGTAAGAATTTACCCACCCTGTCCTGTGCACTGTATGCAAAACACAATTGCAAGACAAGAacacaaacatttctaaaatattcTAGGTTCCACTAAACGGAGTGTCAGGTTCCTTAGCTCTGTCACGGATTCCACATTTCTGTAGCCCATCAAGGCAAAGGACGTTCCACAAAGATTCTGCATAGTCTTAACAATGTCAAAGCCCAGTCGCAGTCTCCAGCTCTGCAGAGTGGCTTTTGAGTCTCTGCTCGTGGAGAACTTGTTATTCGACTTTTTAGTGGAGTTGGTGTTCTGAGCAATCCATGTGAGAACTTTTGTGTCTAAATCCAAGCCCAGGAATCTGTAGATCTCTCTGGCTTTGACTTCAGGATTAAGTGCCAGATCTTCATAGCGCACCAGTAGATAACGGCCACTCAGCCACCCTGGGCTCTGTAGGCCAGTCAGCACGGAGTACTCCATGTCCTTGCACATTCTGTCGATCACCGACAAATCCATGTAATGCGGCTGCTTGTTGGTGGCGTTCCAGATCTTCCAGGCGCGATACTGGTTAGTGAAGGTAGCCATGCGTGAGGCCAGGATGGCTCTGGGGTCTCTGACCAGATGGACAATCTTCAGGTCTAAACGTGGATCCTCTATCAGGGTGCGGAGGTCTTTGATCAAGGGGATCCGGACTGTCTTAATGGCCACGTGGCTGCGGGACTGGCAGGCCAGGGAGGCCAAGGTGAGGTTCAAGGGTTGGCACTTTTGGTTACACCAGACCTCTTCCGGTTTCCTTTCCCGATTCTTCTTGCTGGCCCCCAGGCAGACGGGAGGTGAGCAAAGAGCATGACTGGAGCTCCTGCGGAAGAACGAGGTGGTCGTGTGATTCTGCGGCTTAGGTTGGATGTAGTCCTCCATGAAGTTGAGGTTGCAGGTGTAGAGGTTGAGGAGGAGATCTCGGTAGGCTCCCAGCAGAGCTCTACCCCAGGCTTCTTGGTGCAGAGTGCTGACATCAATGAAGATCTGCTGGACATGGTAAAGTGGCTCAAACATGTAGAAGATCTTTGGGTGCTGGTTAAACAGCTGACCAGTGAAGGAAGAGCCACTCCGCGTTTGTGAGAAGAGAAGGATGTGCTTCTGGGAAGTGGCAGTCTTGCCCTTTGTGAGTGTGGAATTGTTCTTGCAGAAGGACTTCTGAATTTGATCTGGGAAACAGGAACAAGTCAGAGACAGTCAAATACCAAGTGCTCATCTGGGCCACACAGGAATCACAGAACAGCCGATTGCCTTGACGAACGCGAGGCAGGATGTATGTGCTGAGTGTTTGTTAGGGCAAACCAATGAGCAGTGGTGTCAGAACACAGGCAGATAGAGTAATTATCAAAAAATCAAAGATGTGGTTGAAACTGGATAGAATGGCTGACTAGGAAAGAATGCCCAGAAAAGCAGGACCTGAGTATAAATGCAGTCCATCATATTCAGTTGTTTTGATTGCAATATCTATAGATAGTAAACATGTCAAACAGACttgattaacaaaaaaaaaccctcttaaCTGTCCCTCAACAAAAATgccactttgttttttaaagagacaATCATGGCAAAATGtgaaatatctgaaaaaaacagaaaggtgGTAATATTCTTGAACACCCAGCTGATGCAGAAAAACAGATGTTtcactgtgtttggttttacatttaaaatgaacaatctCTAAATACAGTACAGAAGGAGAGTGATAACATGTAATTACAACTGATTAGGAGGTGACTGCGACTGGGACATTGGGGTGTGTTAGGAGCAACCTGCTGTAAACGCAAACAGTTTCTCGATGAGTCCAGACTGCTGCAGGAAAAATGCTTGTTGAGACCAGACTACGGCAGGTAAAATGTGGGATAATTGAGAAATGACTTTGCgtttttctgtttcatctgttcCCTGTGAAGGGGAGGGAACGTCTGCTCATGTCTCACTGCCGAGCAGGGAGCGTTTGTTTCTTTACAAAGATAATCAAAGTCAGTGAAGACACTTCTGATGCGGCACCCTGTGAAGATTTTGGGATTATTTTAAGCAGCGCCTTTCAAAGACTCCCAAACCGTGTTAGTGTGGAGGCTGAAACACAAGCGTGCCATTTATCAATCAGCTGTCACTAGTGGCAGAAATGACAACATACAGCAAACTAGTACAAGAGAATTTGTTTATGAGGAAAAAGACCTGCCCTCTACTGGTAGATACCCCACACTGGCATCATCTAGAACAAGAGCTTCCAACTCCAGTCCTGGGGTGCCACTGCGCTGCAGTTTCAGGTGTACGGTGCTCtagcacacctgatccagttctTCATTTGATTATGAATCCCTGTAGCAGCTGTGCTGGAACCAGGAAAACCGATGTAAATGTTActctaaatataataataataattagtagtagtagtactattatcagtagtagtagtaattgtagATTGTAAATACAGTTAGTAGTGCTTTCAGGGACGTCTCCAGATATGGATATCTCACCACTCCAGTACAGTTCCTGCTGAAATCCCGCTGATAGCAATTCCTGCTCTCAGATTTCCAGCACCATTGCTTTGTCTGTGGTTCTGGTGGGGTGTGACTCACCTTTGAGCAGTCTTTCCTTGCAGATCCTGGACTTGGGACAGTGCCTGGGGAACATGTCACTGAGAGAACGGATGGCAGCGTACTGCAACCCCAGGGAGATACTCATCAAGACCGTCATTAACTTCCATGAAAACTCCATTCTGGCTTATGCTGCAATCAACTCCAGTCTGAAAcagagccagacacacacacacagcctactcTCAACCAGGAACCTCAACCAGCATACTCTAAACCAGAAACCTCAACTAGCATACTCTAACCTGGAAATctcagccccctgggggactgaatcaggtgcagggaggggagagaggacaccacccaggacagagcaccatccaccac contains the following coding sequences:
- the si:ch73-62b13.1 gene encoding carbohydrate sulfotransferase 1, whose translation is MEFSWKLMTVLMSISLGLQYAAIRSLSDMFPRHCPKSRICKERLLKDQIQKSFCKNNSTLTKGKTATSQKHILLFSQTRSGSSFTGQLFNQHPKIFYMFEPLYHVQQIFIDVSTLHQEAWGRALLGAYRDLLLNLYTCNLNFMEDYIQPKPQNHTTTSFFRRSSSHALCSPPVCLGASKKNRERKPEEVWCNQKCQPLNLTLASLACQSRSHVAIKTVRIPLIKDLRTLIEDPRLDLKIVHLVRDPRAILASRMATFTNQYRAWKIWNATNKQPHYMDLSVIDRMCKDMEYSVLTGLQSPGWLSGRYLLVRYEDLALNPEVKAREIYRFLGLDLDTKVLTWIAQNTNSTKKSNNKFSTSRDSKATLQSWRLRLGFDIVKTMQNLCGTSFALMGYRNVESVTELRNLTLRLVEPRIF